From Phenylobacterium immobile (ATCC 35973), a single genomic window includes:
- a CDS encoding response regulator, producing the protein MEPATDMPATGDATGARILMVDDDPGIRDVVSDFLGRHGYAVETAADAREMDQALARGRVDLIVLDVMLPGEDGLAICRRLAGGPTPIIMLSAMGEDTDRIVGLEMGADDYLPKPCNPRELLARVRAVLRRGEQKTPAPTSEAGYEFAGWRLDLVRRELRSPSGVVVNLSSGEFSLIRAFVERPQRVLTRDQLLEFARGRDTEAFDRAIDVQISRLRRKLDDGGQTLIRTIRNEGYMFTAKVKRT; encoded by the coding sequence ATGGAGCCTGCGACTGACATGCCCGCCACTGGGGACGCCACCGGCGCCCGCATTCTTATGGTGGACGACGACCCGGGCATCCGCGACGTGGTGTCCGACTTCCTGGGTCGGCACGGTTATGCCGTGGAGACCGCGGCCGACGCGCGCGAGATGGACCAGGCGTTGGCCCGAGGCCGCGTCGACCTGATCGTGCTGGACGTCATGCTGCCCGGCGAAGACGGCCTGGCCATCTGCCGACGCCTGGCTGGGGGCCCGACGCCGATCATCATGCTCTCGGCCATGGGCGAGGACACCGACCGGATCGTGGGTCTCGAGATGGGCGCGGACGACTACCTGCCCAAGCCGTGCAATCCGCGGGAACTCCTGGCCCGGGTGCGCGCCGTGCTTCGGCGGGGCGAACAGAAAACACCGGCGCCGACCTCGGAGGCTGGATACGAGTTCGCCGGTTGGCGGCTCGACCTGGTGCGGCGTGAACTGCGATCGCCGAGCGGGGTGGTGGTGAACCTGTCGTCCGGCGAGTTTTCGCTGATCCGCGCCTTCGTCGAACGGCCGCAACGGGTGCTCACCCGCGACCAGTTGCTGGAGTTCGCCCGTGGCCGCGACACCGAGGCCTTCGATCGGGCGATCGACGTGCAGATCAGTCGCCTGCGTCGCAAGCTGGACGACGGCGGCCAGACCTTGATCCGTACGATCCGCAATGAAGGCTACATGTTCACCGCCAAGGTGAAACGCACGTGA
- a CDS encoding sigma-70 family RNA polymerase sigma factor, with amino-acid sequence MGLRPDAYDSESGPAQSWRDEVVGLIPALRAFAWSLSHNGSDADDLVQDTLIKAWSNREKFEPGTNLRAWLFTILRNTYYTNVVRRRREVRDEGGDYASTLKEDPSQDWSLAMKSLQAALAKLPHEHREALILVGAAGLSYNEAAEICGCALGTIKSRVNRARARLLKLLDAEDVTEFLSLETMAAIGRA; translated from the coding sequence ATGGGTTTGCGACCCGATGCTTATGACTCCGAAAGCGGCCCAGCCCAGAGTTGGCGTGATGAGGTGGTCGGACTCATCCCGGCGCTGCGTGCCTTCGCCTGGTCGCTTTCGCACAATGGGTCGGACGCCGACGACCTGGTGCAAGACACCCTGATCAAAGCGTGGAGCAATCGCGAGAAATTCGAGCCAGGGACCAACCTGCGCGCCTGGCTGTTCACGATCCTGCGCAATACCTACTACACCAATGTGGTGCGCCGCCGCCGCGAGGTCCGCGACGAGGGCGGCGACTACGCCAGCACGCTGAAGGAGGATCCCAGCCAAGACTGGAGCCTCGCGATGAAGTCGCTGCAGGCGGCGCTGGCGAAGCTGCCCCATGAGCACCGCGAGGCCTTGATTCTCGTCGGCGCGGCTGGGCTTTCCTACAATGAAGCGGCCGAGATTTGCGGCTGCGCCCTCGGCACCATCAAAAGCCGCGTGAACCGCGCGCGCGCTCGGCTGCTGAAATTGCTCGACGCCGAGGACGTAACGGAGTTCCTGTCCCTGGAAACCATGGCCGCCATCGGCCGGGCCTGA
- the egtB gene encoding ergothioneine biosynthesis protein EgtB, with protein sequence MADLHRAQLDRAAATIGPKALLKRYRAVREQSQNLSQCLTPEDQLAQSMPDASPVKWHLAHTTWFFETFLLSPNLAGYKLFDPRFGYLFNSYYESVGARQPRPQRGLMTRPSHDDVLAYRGHVDRGMEALLAQDSPDVEALVELGLAHEEQHQELILMDVLHLFAQSALKPAYAPASPFVAKPAVAPLAYVGFEGGVVEIGHDGQGFAFDNEGPRHKVFLAPYRLADRLVTNGEWLAFIEDGGYARAEFWLSDGWSLVRGEGWTGPLYWEDTASGWMEMGLHGLRPLELDAPVSHVSFYEAEAYATWTGARLPTEAEWEHAAANLAVAGNFVGRHALKPLAAPQGAGLRQMFGDLWEWTRSAYSPYPGFRIAPGAVGEYNGKFMSGQFVLRGGACVTPEGHTRPTYRNFFYPHQRWMFSGVRLAMDGMDAALTSGFEADALEGLSRPQKAMSPKYFYDEEGSRLFESICDLPEYYPTRTETALLREIAGDIAAAIPGGAALVEFGSGASTKTRLLLDAAPQIEVYAPIDISPTALDEAAQALRVDYPKVTVAPLVDDFTRALRLPDAVAGRPVVGFFPGSTIGNFTPAEATAFLANARALLGEGAVFIVGCDLVKDPAVLVAAYDDAAGVTAAFNLNLLARMNRELAADFDLEGFRHLARWNAQAQRIEMHLESQRSQTVEVAGRLISFAKGETIHTENAYKFTLEGIGGLAAASGWSLERAWRSDEPGFAVVLLRAA encoded by the coding sequence ATGGCCGATCTGCATAGGGCGCAGCTTGACCGCGCCGCCGCGACCATTGGGCCGAAGGCGCTGCTGAAGCGCTACCGCGCCGTGCGCGAGCAGAGCCAGAACTTGAGCCAGTGCCTGACGCCTGAAGACCAACTCGCCCAGTCGATGCCGGACGCCAGCCCCGTCAAATGGCACCTGGCGCATACGACCTGGTTCTTCGAGACCTTTCTGCTCAGTCCAAACCTCGCGGGCTACAAGCTGTTCGATCCGCGCTTCGGTTACCTGTTCAATTCCTATTACGAATCCGTCGGCGCGCGGCAGCCACGGCCCCAGCGCGGCCTGATGACCCGTCCGTCGCACGACGATGTGCTGGCGTATCGCGGGCACGTTGATCGGGGCATGGAGGCGCTGCTGGCCCAGGACAGCCCGGATGTCGAGGCCCTCGTCGAACTTGGCCTCGCCCATGAGGAACAACATCAGGAGTTGATCCTGATGGATGTCCTTCACCTCTTCGCCCAGTCGGCGCTGAAGCCGGCCTATGCGCCGGCGTCGCCGTTCGTGGCGAAGCCCGCCGTGGCGCCCCTGGCCTATGTCGGCTTCGAAGGCGGCGTCGTTGAAATCGGCCACGATGGGCAGGGCTTCGCCTTCGACAACGAGGGTCCGCGTCACAAGGTGTTCCTGGCGCCCTACCGGCTGGCCGACCGGCTGGTCACCAACGGCGAATGGCTGGCCTTCATCGAGGACGGGGGATACGCCCGCGCCGAGTTCTGGCTGTCCGATGGCTGGAGCCTGGTGCGCGGCGAAGGCTGGACCGGTCCCCTCTATTGGGAAGACACGGCCTCTGGCTGGATGGAGATGGGCCTGCATGGCCTGCGCCCGCTGGAGCTGGACGCGCCCGTCAGCCACGTCAGCTTCTACGAGGCCGAGGCCTATGCGACCTGGACCGGGGCCCGCCTGCCCACCGAGGCCGAATGGGAACACGCCGCGGCCAATCTCGCTGTCGCGGGCAATTTTGTCGGCCGACATGCGCTCAAGCCCCTGGCTGCGCCGCAAGGCGCGGGCCTGCGGCAGATGTTCGGCGACCTGTGGGAGTGGACGCGTAGCGCCTATTCTCCCTATCCAGGCTTCCGCATCGCGCCCGGCGCGGTCGGGGAATACAACGGCAAGTTCATGTCGGGGCAGTTCGTGCTGCGCGGCGGGGCCTGCGTCACACCGGAAGGCCACACCCGGCCGACCTATCGAAACTTCTTCTATCCGCATCAACGCTGGATGTTTTCGGGAGTGCGTCTGGCGATGGACGGTATGGATGCGGCGCTGACGTCGGGCTTTGAAGCCGACGCGCTGGAAGGCCTGTCCAGGCCGCAAAAGGCGATGTCGCCCAAGTACTTTTACGACGAAGAAGGCTCGCGCCTGTTCGAGTCGATCTGCGATCTGCCGGAATACTATCCGACCCGCACCGAGACCGCCCTGCTGCGCGAGATCGCCGGCGATATCGCCGCGGCGATTCCGGGTGGCGCGGCCCTGGTGGAATTTGGCAGCGGGGCGAGCACCAAGACCCGGCTGCTGCTCGACGCGGCGCCGCAGATCGAGGTCTACGCGCCCATCGACATCAGCCCGACGGCCCTCGATGAGGCGGCGCAAGCACTGCGCGTCGATTACCCGAAGGTGACCGTCGCGCCGCTGGTGGATGACTTCACCCGTGCGCTGCGATTGCCCGACGCGGTGGCCGGTCGGCCGGTCGTGGGCTTCTTCCCAGGCTCGACCATCGGCAATTTCACGCCGGCCGAGGCGACCGCCTTCCTGGCCAACGCCCGCGCCCTGCTGGGCGAGGGGGCGGTGTTCATCGTCGGGTGTGATCTGGTGAAGGACCCAGCGGTCCTGGTCGCGGCCTACGACGATGCGGCGGGTGTGACGGCGGCCTTCAACCTCAACCTTCTTGCGCGCATGAACCGCGAACTGGCCGCCGACTTCGATCTGGAGGGCTTCCGTCACTTGGCGAGATGGAATGCTCAGGCGCAACGCATCGAGATGCACTTGGAGAGCCAGCGGTCACAGACTGTGGAGGTGGCGGGCCGCCTGATCAGCTTCGCCAAAGGCGAGACGATCCACACGGAAAACGCCTACAAGTTCACCCTTGAAGGCATTGGTGGCTTGGCTGCGGCGTCCGGTTGGTCGTTGGAGCGTGCTTGGCGTTCGGACGAGCCGGGCTTCGCCGTGGTGCTCTTGAGGGCGGCCTAA
- a CDS encoding ATP-binding protein — protein sequence MRPILRARPTVPLFVQLLGLIGLTVLASQVISLILIVFLPPPVPDFYRVSEVEHALINGRQTYPDRPALEVLTVDDAPRSAPYKRVPPQIRERLARDLGVDRRSVVIAGDRMPFADRRVGRIIRERMRRDGDLTEEHFLITPFEAGVKRADGRWTVVRPERRFWLSDWQQRIGLWFVLSALAMAPVAFIFARRMSAPIAQFAEAAERLGRDPSAPPVTLTGSSEIAMAARALNDMQERLKRYVDDRTAMMGAIAHDLRTPLTRLRFRIEALPEDQHAKISSDLDQMEAMISAALNFVRDATRPGERTPLELSSLLDSLCDEMTETGASADMESDEKVVVEGDPMALRRLFANLLDNAVKFGGAARVRVFRDSDMAVVEIDDDGPGVPAEDVERVFEPFYRREPSRSRQTGGIGLGLAVVRSIARGHGGDVTLRNRPGGLTAVVRLPA from the coding sequence GTGAGGCCGATCCTGCGGGCGCGCCCGACGGTTCCGCTGTTCGTTCAGCTCCTGGGCCTGATCGGCCTGACCGTCCTCGCTTCGCAGGTGATCAGCCTGATCCTGATCGTCTTCCTGCCGCCGCCCGTGCCCGATTTTTACCGCGTCAGCGAGGTCGAACACGCCCTCATAAATGGCCGGCAGACCTATCCCGACCGTCCGGCGCTCGAAGTTCTGACCGTCGACGACGCGCCCCGCAGCGCACCCTACAAGCGGGTCCCGCCGCAGATCCGCGAGCGGTTGGCGCGCGATCTCGGGGTCGATCGCCGCAGCGTCGTCATCGCCGGCGATCGTATGCCCTTCGCCGACCGGCGCGTAGGCCGCATCATCCGGGAACGGATGCGCCGCGACGGCGATCTGACCGAAGAACATTTCCTGATCACGCCGTTCGAGGCCGGCGTGAAGCGCGCCGATGGCCGCTGGACGGTGGTGCGACCTGAGCGCCGCTTCTGGCTCAGCGACTGGCAGCAGCGCATCGGCTTGTGGTTCGTGCTCTCGGCGCTGGCCATGGCGCCGGTCGCCTTCATCTTTGCGCGGCGCATGTCCGCACCGATCGCCCAGTTCGCCGAGGCCGCCGAGCGCCTGGGCCGAGATCCCTCCGCGCCGCCGGTCACTCTGACGGGGTCCTCCGAGATCGCCATGGCGGCGCGCGCGCTCAATGACATGCAGGAGCGCTTGAAGCGCTATGTGGACGACCGCACGGCGATGATGGGCGCCATCGCCCACGACCTGCGCACGCCGCTGACGCGTCTGCGCTTCCGCATCGAGGCTCTGCCGGAAGACCAGCACGCCAAGATTTCGTCCGACCTCGACCAGATGGAGGCGATGATCAGCGCAGCGCTGAATTTCGTCCGCGACGCGACCCGGCCGGGTGAACGCACCCCCTTGGAGCTGTCGTCGCTGCTCGACAGCCTCTGCGACGAGATGACGGAAACCGGCGCTTCAGCGGACATGGAGTCCGACGAGAAGGTCGTGGTCGAGGGCGACCCCATGGCCCTGCGCAGGCTGTTCGCCAATCTGCTGGACAACGCCGTGAAGTTCGGCGGCGCGGCGCGGGTGCGGGTGTTTCGGGACAGCGATATGGCCGTGGTCGAGATCGACGACGACGGGCCCGGCGTGCCGGCCGAAGACGTCGAGCGCGTCTTCGAACCCTTCTATCGCCGCGAGCCTTCGCGCAGCCGGCAAACCGGCGGGATCGGCCTGGGTCTTGCCGTCGTACGATCGATCGCCCGCGGCCACGGGGGCGACGTCACCCTTCGCAATCGCCCCGGCGGCCTGACCGCCGTGGTCCGTCTTCCGGCCTGA
- a CDS encoding circularly permuted type 2 ATP-grasp protein, with product MAELSTAERRQANLRPDAAGRLSAWLRGYHPLPGVPDELFDSARVPRDYWLNFLGDFSEYPEGESRSRFSLAMRHIRDTGVSYRVYGEETERAWPLGPMPLILEQAEWSQIAAGVEQRANLIEAVLQDIYGEGRLVAEGALPAAALTGSPDFIRAMRGVRPAGGKFMQLYAADLGRGPDGRWWVLDDKTQAPSGAGYALENRLVLSRAYPNLYNAMNVQRLASFFDELRKGLTGIASRNDPRICLLTPGPFSETYFEQAHLARYLGFLLVQGDDLVVRDGKVYVRTIAGLKRADVILRRVDADFLDPLELNNASHLGAPGMLEAIRQGGVAMVNMPGTGVMETRALLGFLPRLARRLLGEDLKMPNVATWWCGQARERALVEREFDDLAVAPAFKGPLGAGLMDRARLVAELDPAERDRLRQRISERPGDYVGQEVVQLSTMPVLRDGALTPAPFVLRVYAAATPDGFKIMPGGFCRTAHSVDVRAISMGEDAGTADVWVIGDKPVERITLLARKEDVKVQRLMGNLPSRAADNLFWLGRYIERAEATLRLVRSLCTSLMDAESAIHGSGETLECLQQLLIDWGALDEEALGARALLAARDALHDEDAYGSVIYLVRAARRTASTMRERLSADFWTLIVNLERRLAEAAQAPTSEAEALQQTESALQILAALSGLAQENMNRTDGWRFLDMGRRIERGINTCRIMRTLAHDEATIDDLDLFLDLADSQITYRARYLVGLALTPVRDMILLDPYNTRSLAFQVAALKGHIAALPSLREDGMLEEPQRIILTLAADVETEDAAALDTDKVRAFEQTLMRLSTAVADRYFLQGANASPTIKLAGLA from the coding sequence GTGGCTGAGCTCTCCACCGCCGAGCGTCGCCAAGCGAACCTTCGGCCGGACGCCGCAGGCCGTCTGTCGGCTTGGCTGAGGGGCTATCATCCCTTGCCGGGCGTACCCGACGAGCTATTTGATTCTGCGCGAGTTCCTCGAGATTACTGGTTGAATTTTCTGGGAGATTTTTCCGAGTATCCGGAGGGGGAGTCCCGTAGCCGGTTCAGCTTGGCGATGCGCCACATCCGCGACACCGGGGTTTCCTACCGGGTCTATGGCGAAGAGACCGAGCGCGCCTGGCCCTTGGGGCCGATGCCGCTGATCCTCGAACAGGCGGAATGGTCGCAGATCGCCGCAGGCGTCGAGCAGCGCGCCAATTTGATCGAGGCGGTGCTCCAGGACATCTACGGCGAGGGCAGGTTGGTCGCCGAAGGCGCCCTGCCTGCCGCGGCCTTAACCGGCAGCCCCGACTTTATCCGGGCTATGCGTGGCGTGCGGCCTGCTGGCGGCAAGTTCATGCAACTTTACGCCGCCGATCTCGGCCGCGGTCCTGACGGGCGCTGGTGGGTGCTGGACGACAAGACCCAGGCGCCATCGGGCGCTGGCTATGCGCTGGAGAACCGGCTGGTGCTTAGCCGGGCTTATCCCAATCTTTACAATGCTATGAACGTACAACGTCTAGCAAGTTTCTTCGACGAGCTGCGCAAGGGGCTCACGGGGATCGCTTCGCGTAACGACCCGCGCATTTGCCTGCTGACCCCAGGGCCGTTCAGCGAAACCTATTTTGAACAGGCCCATCTCGCCCGTTATCTCGGCTTCCTGCTGGTCCAGGGCGACGATCTCGTGGTCCGCGACGGCAAGGTTTACGTCCGCACCATCGCCGGCCTGAAGCGCGCCGATGTGATCCTGCGTCGCGTCGACGCGGATTTCCTCGATCCCCTCGAACTGAACAACGCCTCGCACCTGGGCGCGCCGGGCATGCTGGAGGCGATCCGCCAGGGCGGCGTCGCCATGGTCAATATGCCGGGCACAGGGGTGATGGAGACCCGCGCGCTCCTGGGCTTCCTGCCAAGACTGGCGCGGCGCCTGCTGGGCGAAGACCTGAAGATGCCGAACGTCGCAACCTGGTGGTGCGGCCAGGCGCGGGAACGGGCCCTGGTGGAGCGCGAATTCGACGACCTCGCCGTGGCGCCAGCCTTCAAGGGACCGTTGGGCGCGGGGCTCATGGACCGGGCGCGTCTGGTCGCCGAGCTCGATCCGGCCGAACGCGACCGACTACGCCAGCGAATTTCCGAACGCCCGGGCGACTACGTCGGCCAGGAGGTGGTCCAGCTTTCCACCATGCCCGTCCTGCGCGACGGCGCCCTCACGCCCGCGCCGTTCGTGCTGCGGGTCTATGCGGCCGCCACGCCCGACGGTTTCAAGATCATGCCAGGCGGTTTCTGCCGCACCGCCCATAGCGTCGACGTCCGCGCCATATCCATGGGCGAGGACGCGGGCACGGCGGACGTCTGGGTGATCGGCGACAAGCCCGTCGAGCGGATCACGCTCCTGGCGCGCAAGGAGGACGTGAAGGTCCAGCGCCTGATGGGGAACCTGCCCAGCCGCGCGGCCGACAACCTGTTTTGGCTGGGCCGCTACATCGAACGCGCCGAGGCGACGCTTCGCCTCGTTCGGAGCCTGTGCACCAGCCTGATGGACGCCGAGTCCGCCATTCATGGGTCCGGCGAGACGCTCGAATGCCTGCAGCAACTGCTGATTGACTGGGGCGCGCTGGACGAGGAGGCGTTGGGCGCCCGCGCCCTGCTGGCCGCCCGTGACGCCCTGCACGACGAGGACGCCTACGGTTCAGTGATCTACCTCGTCCGCGCTGCGCGCCGCACGGCCTCCACCATGCGGGAGCGGCTGTCGGCGGACTTCTGGACCCTGATCGTCAATCTCGAGCGCCGTCTGGCCGAAGCGGCGCAGGCGCCCACCTCCGAAGCCGAGGCGCTGCAGCAGACCGAAAGCGCCCTCCAGATCCTGGCCGCGCTGTCGGGCCTGGCGCAGGAGAACATGAACCGCACCGACGGCTGGCGCTTCCTCGATATGGGCCGCCGGATCGAGCGGGGCATCAACACCTGCCGGATCATGCGTACGCTGGCCCACGACGAGGCCACGATCGACGACCTCGACCTATTCCTGGATCTGGCCGACAGCCAGATCACCTATCGCGCGCGCTATCTCGTGGGCCTGGCGCTGACCCCAGTGCGCGACATGATTTTGCTGGATCCCTATAACACTCGCTCGCTCGCCTTCCAGGTCGCCGCGCTCAAGGGTCACATCGCCGCCCTGCCGAGCCTGCGCGAGGATGGCATGCTGGAAGAGCCGCAGCGGATCATCCTGACCTTGGCCGCTGATGTGGAGACCGAGGACGCCGCCGCGCTGGACACCGACAAGGTGCGCGCCTTCGAGCAGACCCTGATGCGCTTGTCGACGGCGGTCGCCGATCGCTATTTTCTGCAGGGCGCCAATGCGTCTCCGACCATCAAGCTGGCGGGGCTGGCTTGA
- a CDS encoding MBL fold metallo-hydrolase, which translates to MTTTDAPSPIGAMIAPVTPLQQNCTIVWCAKTLKAAIIDPGGEIDRLLEGVKQRGLTLEKIWITHGHADHAGGTAPLRARTGVPVEGPHPDDQFWIDRIPTAAARHGTVGAEAFTPDRWLGDGDTVTLGETAFEVLHCPGHTPGHVVFFHRQARFAQVGDVLFKGSIGRTDFPRGNHADLIQAITTKLWPLGDDVAFVPGHGPMSTFGQERRTNPFVADAVLARP; encoded by the coding sequence ATGACCACCACAGACGCCCCCTCGCCCATCGGCGCCATGATCGCGCCGGTGACGCCGCTGCAGCAGAACTGCACCATCGTCTGGTGCGCCAAGACGCTGAAGGCGGCGATCATCGATCCCGGCGGCGAGATCGACCGGCTGCTGGAGGGCGTGAAACAGCGCGGCCTGACGCTGGAGAAGATCTGGATCACCCACGGCCACGCCGACCACGCCGGCGGGACTGCGCCCTTGCGGGCGCGGACGGGGGTTCCGGTGGAGGGGCCGCATCCGGACGACCAGTTCTGGATCGATCGGATTCCCACGGCCGCCGCTCGCCATGGCACGGTCGGGGCCGAGGCGTTCACGCCGGATCGCTGGCTGGGCGACGGCGACACCGTGACATTGGGCGAGACCGCGTTCGAGGTGCTGCATTGCCCCGGCCATACGCCGGGCCACGTGGTCTTCTTTCACCGCCAGGCGCGGTTCGCGCAGGTCGGCGATGTGCTGTTCAAGGGCTCCATCGGCCGCACCGACTTCCCGCGTGGAAACCATGCGGACCTCATTCAGGCGATCACGACGAAGCTCTGGCCGCTGGGCGATGACGTCGCGTTCGTCCCGGGCCATGGGCCGATGTCGACTTTCGGCCAGGAACGGCGAACCAATCCGTTCGTCGCCGACGCCGTTCTTGCGCGACCCTGA
- a CDS encoding TetR/AcrR family transcriptional regulator, which produces MGNADESRARIYDAALAEFARYGIAGARVDRIAAAAGLNKNLIYIYFGNKEALFQAVISREGDRLQEAAPIRGDDLEGYAADLFDFTEAHPELLRLVLWSTLENGPSPLSERGRASYQRKLDVIAAGQAAGALGQSLSPAALLAVLYALANAWSVANPQGAGVTRLAPITRDEKKAAVITAVKAVLAHMSD; this is translated from the coding sequence TTGGGAAACGCTGACGAGAGCCGAGCGCGTATTTATGACGCCGCCCTCGCGGAATTCGCCCGGTATGGGATCGCCGGCGCGCGCGTCGACCGCATCGCCGCGGCGGCCGGCCTCAATAAGAATCTGATCTACATCTACTTCGGAAATAAGGAGGCTCTGTTCCAAGCGGTCATCTCGCGAGAAGGAGACCGGCTCCAGGAAGCGGCGCCAATCCGAGGTGATGACTTGGAGGGCTATGCCGCCGACCTCTTTGACTTCACCGAGGCGCACCCCGAGCTTCTACGCCTGGTCCTTTGGAGCACGCTCGAAAACGGACCGTCGCCGCTCAGCGAGCGTGGGCGAGCGAGCTACCAGCGCAAACTCGACGTGATCGCTGCCGGTCAAGCTGCGGGCGCCTTGGGCCAGAGCCTTTCTCCAGCCGCTCTGTTAGCCGTGCTCTACGCGCTCGCGAACGCCTGGAGCGTGGCCAATCCCCAGGGCGCAGGCGTAACTCGCCTCGCGCCGATCACGCGCGACGAGAAGAAGGCCGCCGTGATCACCGCTGTGAAAGCTGTCCTCGCTCACATGTCGGATTG
- a CDS encoding oxidoreductase, protein MARIWIMTGASRGLGYAFAEAAAAAGDTVVATARNPESLKPLVEAYDERIVPMKLDVTDRANIAQVIDDTIARFGRIDILCNNAGYGLRGAVEEASEQQVRDQMETNFFGAFWMTQAVLPQMRAQTSGHILQVSSMGGQIAFPLLGVYHASKWALEGFSESLAGEVASFGVKVTIIEPGGFRTDWGGSSMVHADHMEAYSEHPMRKVNPNAPRRSPAGDPAKAAAALMQMLNSDQPAPLRLLMGVTALDMVQEAYHRRLAESDRWKVLARSTEAE, encoded by the coding sequence ATGGCTCGAATCTGGATCATGACCGGCGCCTCGCGTGGCCTCGGCTACGCCTTCGCCGAAGCCGCCGCCGCCGCCGGCGACACGGTGGTCGCAACAGCCCGTAACCCTGAGAGCCTGAAGCCTCTGGTTGAGGCCTATGACGAGCGCATCGTGCCGATGAAGCTTGATGTCACCGATCGCGCGAATATCGCGCAGGTGATCGACGACACGATCGCCCGCTTCGGGCGCATTGATATTCTCTGCAACAACGCCGGCTACGGCTTGCGGGGCGCCGTTGAGGAAGCGTCCGAGCAGCAGGTTCGCGACCAGATGGAGACGAACTTCTTCGGCGCCTTCTGGATGACCCAGGCGGTGCTCCCGCAAATGCGCGCTCAGACGTCGGGGCACATCCTGCAGGTCTCCAGCATGGGCGGCCAAATCGCCTTCCCGCTGCTGGGGGTCTACCACGCCTCGAAGTGGGCCCTGGAGGGCTTCAGCGAGTCTCTGGCCGGTGAGGTTGCGTCCTTCGGCGTCAAGGTGACGATCATCGAGCCAGGCGGCTTCCGGACCGACTGGGGTGGTTCCAGCATGGTCCATGCCGATCATATGGAGGCTTACAGCGAGCATCCGATGCGCAAGGTCAATCCAAACGCGCCGCGTCGTTCGCCCGCAGGGGATCCCGCCAAGGCCGCCGCAGCGCTCATGCAGATGCTGAACAGCGATCAACCCGCGCCGCTACGGTTGCTCATGGGTGTTACGGCGCTGGACATGGTTCAGGAGGCCTATCACCGCCGCCTTGCGGAATCCGATCGCTGGAAGGTGCTGGCGCGGTCGACCGAGGCCGAATAG
- a CDS encoding transglutaminase family protein, translated as MIYSIRHRTTYTYESAVTFARCVLRLTPTSSGRQTVLSSAVSVTPRASETLRRLGPYGEPTLTLMIDRPHTALVIEARSRIEVHAPPVEVAGAPAWGAVREAAYEVDATDANSPAAFLYPTRRTPVAPAITDYARVSFRPGRPVVEAAAELMARIKADFVYDSKATDVSTLAMEAFDARRGVCQDFAHVMISGLRGLGLPAAYVSGYLRTNPPPGRPRLEGADATHAWVSLWCGEARGWIGFDPTNDLFAQDDHVVLATGRDYADVAPIDGIILSPGEQKLKVEVTVAPEGEEAASAA; from the coding sequence TTGATCTATTCGATCCGTCATCGCACGACCTACACCTACGAGTCCGCCGTCACCTTCGCCCGCTGCGTATTGCGGCTGACGCCGACCTCCTCCGGACGACAGACGGTGCTGTCGAGCGCGGTCTCGGTGACGCCGCGTGCGTCGGAGACCCTTCGGCGTCTTGGTCCTTATGGCGAGCCGACCCTGACGCTGATGATCGATCGGCCGCACACGGCCCTGGTGATCGAGGCGCGGTCGCGGATCGAGGTCCATGCACCGCCGGTGGAGGTGGCTGGCGCGCCGGCCTGGGGGGCCGTCCGCGAAGCGGCCTATGAGGTCGATGCGACAGACGCCAACAGTCCCGCCGCCTTTCTCTATCCCACGCGGCGCACGCCCGTCGCGCCGGCCATCACCGACTATGCGCGAGTGTCCTTTCGGCCTGGCCGCCCGGTCGTCGAGGCCGCAGCGGAATTGATGGCGCGGATCAAGGCCGACTTTGTCTACGACTCGAAGGCGACCGACGTCTCGACCTTGGCGATGGAGGCCTTCGACGCTCGCCGCGGCGTCTGCCAGGATTTCGCCCACGTCATGATCTCGGGCTTGCGGGGCCTGGGCCTGCCAGCGGCCTATGTCAGCGGTTACCTGCGCACCAATCCGCCGCCCGGCCGTCCGCGTCTGGAGGGCGCTGACGCCACCCACGCGTGGGTCTCCTTGTGGTGCGGTGAGGCGCGCGGCTGGATCGGTTTTGATCCGACCAATGACCTGTTCGCGCAGGATGACCACGTTGTGCTCGCGACGGGCCGCGACTACGCCGATGTGGCGCCGATCGACGGCATCATTCTGTCGCCGGGCGAGCAGAAGCTGAAGGTGGAAGTGACCGTCGCGCCCGAGGGCGAGGAGGCGGCCTCGGCGGCCTGA
- a CDS encoding general stress protein encodes MPTVESTKPRARRGFAAMNPERRREIARKGGASVPGEKRSFAKDRDLAASAGRKGGEASRGTGRARDDTEV; translated from the coding sequence ATGCCTACGGTCGAATCCACCAAGCCCCGCGCCCGTCGCGGCTTCGCCGCGATGAACCCTGAACGTCGCCGCGAGATCGCCCGCAAGGGCGGCGCGTCCGTGCCCGGCGAAAAGCGCAGCTTCGCCAAAGACCGCGACCTCGCCGCCTCGGCCGGCCGCAAAGGCGGCGAAGCGTCCCGCGGCACGGGCCGCGCGCGCGACGACACCGAAGTCTAG